Below is a genomic region from Methanocalculus alkaliphilus.
TGCGTTAATCACCTTCATTGCTTTTTTTCCATTGATGCGTGTCATTGTCCTTGCTCTCTCACTCGCAATTGTCCTCATCCCATACCAGGAGCGGCTTGCGAGGAGAATTTCCCCGGCCCTCTCTGCAATGCTGATAACCTTCGGGGTTGTCTTCACCCTGCTTGTGACGGTGATTCTCACCGGAACCGTCCTCTATCAGAATATGGAGTACCTGATCTCCCTCATCTCAAGTATGATCGATGGCTTTAAGGGAGCTTTTGAGACCGAGTTCTTCCTCTCCATACCGGATCTCGGATTTGAGGATATGATAAATACACTCCTCATAACGGTGCGGGATACAATTTTTGCATATCTCATGGCGGTTCCAAGGATTGGGGTTGAGCTGATCCTCTTCATCGTCTCCCTCTACCTCTTTATTTACAAGGGGCAGGGGATCGGGGATGACATCAGCAAAGGCCTGTATGGACGCTCCCGCGAAAATATCAGCATCATCTGGAAGAGGGTGAGCGACACACTCTACTCGATATATGTTGTTCATTTCTCAATAGCGGTGATAACCTTCTTCCTGGCTCTCCCCTTCTTCTGGCTCCTTGGATATGAGCATATCATCTTCTATTCAGTCCTCTGTGCACTCTTTGCCCTTGTACCATTCCTTGGCCCGTTTATCATCCTTGCATTCCTTGCTCTGTATGCCCTCTCCATCGGGGATATCCGGGCACTTCTTCTCATCCTCTTCATCGGCTACCCGGTGCTCAGCGTGGCAACCGATCTCTATCTGAGGCCGGTACTGATGGGCAAAAGGGTGGAAATAAACCCGGTCGTCATCTTCATCGGCTTCTTCGGAGGGATGTCGGTGATGGGTATTGTCGGGTTCATCCTCGGTCCCCTCCTCCTCTCGCTGATCATCGGGGGATACCAGATCGTCATCAGGGAGCTCCAGACCGCGGCAGGCCAGGCCGAAGCTCCCAAAGCATAATATGATCTCATATCCATTTTGAGGTATGAGCGACATAATCGTCTATTCTACCGAGCGTTGTCCATATTGCGCGATGGTGAAGGCGTACCTCAACAAGAAGAATATCTCCTACAGCGTTATTGATGTCGGGAGACCGGAGAATATCAACGATGCAAAGGAGATGATCCGGATCTCCGGCCAGCGGGGAGTACCCGTGACGGTCATTGACGGGGAGGTGATCATCGGTTTTGATACTGCACGTTTCAATGAGATCTTCGGGATTGAGGATGCCGGGGGAGCATATGATCTGGTCATCATCGGTGCAGGACCGGCCGGGCTGACCGCAGCGGTCTACGCAGCCCGGAAGCTCCTCTCAACACTGGTGATCTCGGAGAATATCGGTGGTCAGTCGAATGAGAGCTGGGCGATTGAGAACTATATGGGGTACCTGATGATCACCGGATCGGATCTGATGGCAAAGTTCGAAGAGCAGGTGCATACCCAGAGTGTCAATCTGGAACTTGATCGTGTCTCCCGCATAGAAGCGATGGGTGATGGACGCTTTCATATCAGAACCGAATCAGATCAGGCCTTCATCGCCCGGAGTGTCATCATCGCCTCCGGGAAGCATCCCCGGATGCTCGGGGTTGAAGGGGAAGAGAAGTTCCTTGGAAAAGGTCTCTCAATCTGCTCGACCTGTGACGGGCCCCTGTACCGGAATAAGACGGTTGTGATCGTCGGTGGTGGAAACTCTGCCGTCCAGACCACCATCGAGATGGCAAAGATTGCAATGGACGTTCATCTCATCGTCAGGAGCAGTATCCGCGCCGATGAGGTCTTTGAGCGGCAGCTTGAGGATCTGGAGAATCTCAGTATCCATACCGGGTATGATGTCGCCAGAATCGGTGGTGACAAATTCGTCCGTTCGGTTGTGATCAGAAACAGGGAGAGCGGAGAGGAGAAGACACTTCCTGCGGACGGGGTCTTCATCGAGATCGGTCTGATTCCCAATACAGGATTTTTAAACGGATTCCTCGAGATGAATGACCAGGGTGAGATCGTCGTCGATCCAAACTGCCATACGACGGTTCCCGGGATCTTTGCAGCAGGAGATGTGACCGCGATCAAAGGGAAGCAGATCATCATCGCAGCGGGGGAGGGGGCAAAAGCGGCTCTCGAAGCGCATGAATACCTGATGACAAAGGAGTAGCCCCGCCCCATCAATAAAGTGAATACTATATACATAGAATTGTATACAATAAGATTATGCCAGGAGACGGAGAGAGACAGAGAGGAGATGCAATTGCCTATGATAGTGTACACCTCAATGGGCAGGGTGTCATCCTCCAGACCGGTGCTCTCCTCACCCGTCTGCTGGATATACCGGAGAAGGAACTGCAGGGGAGAGCCCTCGCAGAGTTCATCACCCCTGATGATCGTGATCGCTGCCGGTATGCAATCAATATGGCATTTCTCGGGATGCCGGGGAGGGTCGGTTGTACCATCGAGAACGCTGAGGGAAAGCGGTATCATATCCGATGCCTCTTCCAGCAGGTTGCCGGAGGGGTCGAAGGGGAGCTTCTCGTCGTTGATGGCAACCCGATGGCAACCCCTGACAGGGTCAGCCAGCGGTATAGCGCGCTCATCCATGCCCTTCCAGGATACATCTTCGTCCTCGATGCAAAAGGAAGGTTCTCCGAGATGCATCCCCCTGAATCCGGAGAGCTGGTCTTCCCCCCGGATTTTGCCCTCCGCAAGCATATCCATGATCTCTTTCCACCACCGATCGCTGAAGCAACGATGGCGGCGATTGGCGCAGCACGGCGGGGAGAGATTGCAGAATTCTCATACACCCTTATGATTAACGGCGAGGAGAGGTTTTTCGAAGCGCAGGGGGCTGCATCAGGAGAGGATGAGGTCGTCTTCATCGTCATCGACCGGACCACTGAACGCCAGCTTGAGCAGCATCTCCGCCAGCATCTCCGGGCAGAGAGGATCCTGACAACGATAACCGACCGGATTATGCGATCCGGATCATTCTCACCGGTTGCCGATGACGTCCTCTCCCTCATCGGAACCATGATGGAAGCGGAGCGTGTCAGCCTCGTCATCATCACAGATGAGGGGGTGATGCGACGCCTCCATGGCTGGGATGCACCCGATATATCTCCGCTCCCGCAACATGAGGATAATCTTCCGCTTACCGCCTTCCCCTGGTGGACAAGCCAGATCTCTATCGGAAAAGTTGTAACGATCCCGGATCCCGATCTCCTCCCTGAGAGTGCTTCGGCTGAACGGATGCATCTTGAAAAGGTCGGGGCACGATCGCTCATCGCTTTCCCGATCAGTTCACCCTCCGGAATCTGCGGG
It encodes:
- a CDS encoding AI-2E family transporter, giving the protein MTFRWNSVDRLSLGIVGLIALITFIAFFPLMRVIVLALSLAIVLIPYQERLARRISPALSAMLITFGVVFTLLVTVILTGTVLYQNMEYLISLISSMIDGFKGAFETEFFLSIPDLGFEDMINTLLITVRDTIFAYLMAVPRIGVELILFIVSLYLFIYKGQGIGDDISKGLYGRSRENISIIWKRVSDTLYSIYVVHFSIAVITFFLALPFFWLLGYEHIIFYSVLCALFALVPFLGPFIILAFLALYALSIGDIRALLLILFIGYPVLSVATDLYLRPVLMGKRVEINPVVIFIGFFGGMSVMGIVGFILGPLLLSLIIGGYQIVIRELQTAAGQAEAPKA
- a CDS encoding FAD-dependent oxidoreductase encodes the protein MSDIIVYSTERCPYCAMVKAYLNKKNISYSVIDVGRPENINDAKEMIRISGQRGVPVTVIDGEVIIGFDTARFNEIFGIEDAGGAYDLVIIGAGPAGLTAAVYAARKLLSTLVISENIGGQSNESWAIENYMGYLMITGSDLMAKFEEQVHTQSVNLELDRVSRIEAMGDGRFHIRTESDQAFIARSVIIASGKHPRMLGVEGEEKFLGKGLSICSTCDGPLYRNKTVVIVGGGNSAVQTTIEMAKIAMDVHLIVRSSIRADEVFERQLEDLENLSIHTGYDVARIGGDKFVRSVVIRNRESGEEKTLPADGVFIEIGLIPNTGFLNGFLEMNDQGEIVVDPNCHTTVPGIFAAGDVTAIKGKQIIIAAGEGAKAALEAHEYLMTKE
- a CDS encoding GAF domain-containing protein, with product MPGDGERQRGDAIAYDSVHLNGQGVILQTGALLTRLLDIPEKELQGRALAEFITPDDRDRCRYAINMAFLGMPGRVGCTIENAEGKRYHIRCLFQQVAGGVEGELLVVDGNPMATPDRVSQRYSALIHALPGYIFVLDAKGRFSEMHPPESGELVFPPDFALRKHIHDLFPPPIAEATMAAIGAARRGEIAEFSYTLMINGEERFFEAQGAASGEDEVVFIVIDRTTERQLEQHLRQHLRAERILTTITDRIMRSGSFSPVADDVLSLIGTMMEAERVSLVIITDEGVMRRLHGWDAPDISPLPQHEDNLPLTAFPWWTSQISIGKVVTIPDPDLLPESASAERMHLEKVGARSLIAFPISSPSGICGFIEVYNPADPLLWKGEESRLLRIAGEIIGLTLAREKRFIQ